From Pelmatolapia mariae isolate MD_Pm_ZW linkage group LG1, Pm_UMD_F_2, whole genome shotgun sequence, one genomic window encodes:
- the rpl13 gene encoding large ribosomal subunit protein eL13, which translates to MAPSRNGMILNPHFHKDWQKRVRTWFNQPARKIRRRKARQAKARRIAPRPVAGPLRPQVRCPTIRYHTKVRSGRGFTLEELKAAGIHKKTARTIGISVDPRRRNRSAESLQANVQRLKEYRSKLILFPRKASAPKKGDSTEEELKMATQLTGPVMPIRTVHKKEKARVISEDEKNFKAFASLRMARANARLFGIRAKRAKEAAEQDVEKKK; encoded by the exons ATGGCCCCCAGCCGGAATGGAATGATCCTGAACCCTCACTTTCACAAAGACTGGCAGAAAAGAGTGCGCACCTGGTTCAACCAGCCAGCCAGGAAAATCCGCAG GCGAAAGGCTCGTCAGGCTAAAGCCCGCCGCATTGCTCCTCGCCCTGTCGCTGGACCACTGAGGCCACAGGTTAGGTGTCCCACTATCAGGTACCATACCAAGGTTCGTTCCGGACGTGGCTTCACCCTCGAGGAACTGAAG GCGGCTGGCATCCACAAAAAGACGGCCCGCACCATTGGCATCTCAGTAGACCCTCGTCGCCGCAACCGATCCGCAGAATCTCTTCAGGCCAATGTGCAGCGCCTGAAGGAGTACCGCTCCAAGCTCATCCTGTTCCCCAGGAAGGCTTCTGCCCCCAAGAAGGGAGATAGCACT GAGGAGGAACTCAAGATGGCCACTCAGCTCACTGGTCCAGTCATGCCCATCAGAACT GTGCACAAGAAGGAGAAGGCCAGGGTTATCTCCGAGGATGAGAAGAACTTTAAGGCTTTCGCCAGCCTGCGTATGGCTCGCGCCAATGCTCGTCTATTCGGCATTCGTGCCAAGAGAGCCAAAGAGGCTGCTGAGCAGGATGTGGAGAAGAAGAAGTGA